From a single Poecilia reticulata strain Guanapo linkage group LG2, Guppy_female_1.0+MT, whole genome shotgun sequence genomic region:
- the LOC103475009 gene encoding protein boule-like isoform X1, translating into MNVAMEVENQNTLTSCPSSLNDSSSSSSDVLNQENPLESLAHHPPIPGTIIPNRIFVGGIDHRVNEGDLHQIFSQYGAVKDVKIIIDRSGISKRYGFVTFENQDDVLRILSNATEISFKEKKLCIGQAVKKNHSSGKAKNARMANLDPQMSCGTFYLTTSTGHPYTYHKGVAYFHCPSMNPLAHHWSPHPQLMIPQSHQPVHPQQPPVYPHYQDIANQYQWNIAQVPTPFSAAMYSQQPEYPYQALDGSSYLPPGPAMEGNTPEFLESTAPHFYSGMTPIALQHDPRESQLFPRSRVHLKPRHRRYTHPKDYYHLPEPTESPDAAAFPFHAPRVG; encoded by the exons ATGAATGTGGCTATGGAGGTGGAGAATCAAAACACG ctcACATCCTGCCCTTCGTCGCTTAATGACAGCAGCTCTTCGTCTTCTGATGTCTTAAATCAAGAGAACCCTCTGGAGAGCCTTGCCCACCACCCCCCAATTCCTGGCACCATCATTCCCAACCGGATTTTCGTCGGGGGAATCGACCACAGG GTCAACGAAGGCGACCTGCATCAGATCTTCTCGCAATACGGCGCAGTGAAAGACGTGAAGATAATAATAGACCGCTCAGGAATCTCAAAAAG ATACGGGTTTGTTACGTTTGAAAACCAAGACGACGTGTTGAGAATCCTCAGTAAT GCGACTGAAATCTCCTTTAAGGAGAAGAAGCTCTGCATTGGCCAGGCCGTTAAAAAGAACCACTCTTCAGGAAAAG ctaaGAACGCCCGCATGGCCAACCTTGACCCTCAGATGTCCTGCGGGACGTTCTATCTGACCACATCCACAGGACATCCGTACACCTACCACAAGGGCGTGGCCTACTTTCACTGCCCCAGCATGAACCCTTTGGCTCACCACTGGTCG CCTCACCCTCAGCTGATGATTCCTCAGTCCCATCAGCCTGTTCACCCCCAGCAGCCACCTGTGTATCCTCACTACCAG GACATCGCAAACCAGTATCAATGGAACATCGCTCAG GTGCCGACCCCTTTCAGCGCAGCGATGTACTCACAGCAGCCAGAATATCCTTACCAGGCCCTGGATGGGAGCTCCTACCTGCCTCCTGGGCCCGCCATGGAAGGCAATACCCCAGAG tttttagaGTCGACAGCGCCACATTTTTACTCAGGAATGACACCGATTGCTCTGCAGCATGACCCCAGAGAG AGTCAGCTGTTCCCCCGTTCGCGTGTCCATCTGAAGCCGAGGCACCGCCGCTACACGCACCCCAAGGACTACTACCATCTGCCCGAGCCCACAGAGTCGCCGGACGCCGCCGCGTTTCCCTTCCACGCCCCTCGCGTAGGCTAA
- the LOC103475009 gene encoding protein boule-like isoform X2: MNVAMEVENQNTLTSCPSSLNDSSSSSSDVLNQENPLESLAHHPPIPGTIIPNRIFVGGIDHRVNEGDLHQIFSQYGAVKDVKIIIDRSGISKRYGFVTFENQDDVLRILSNATEISFKEKKLCIGQAVKKNHSSGKGHPYTYHKGVAYFHCPSMNPLAHHWSPHPQLMIPQSHQPVHPQQPPVYPHYQDIANQYQWNIAQVPTPFSAAMYSQQPEYPYQALDGSSYLPPGPAMEGNTPEFLESTAPHFYSGMTPIALQHDPRESQLFPRSRVHLKPRHRRYTHPKDYYHLPEPTESPDAAAFPFHAPRVG; encoded by the exons ATGAATGTGGCTATGGAGGTGGAGAATCAAAACACG ctcACATCCTGCCCTTCGTCGCTTAATGACAGCAGCTCTTCGTCTTCTGATGTCTTAAATCAAGAGAACCCTCTGGAGAGCCTTGCCCACCACCCCCCAATTCCTGGCACCATCATTCCCAACCGGATTTTCGTCGGGGGAATCGACCACAGG GTCAACGAAGGCGACCTGCATCAGATCTTCTCGCAATACGGCGCAGTGAAAGACGTGAAGATAATAATAGACCGCTCAGGAATCTCAAAAAG ATACGGGTTTGTTACGTTTGAAAACCAAGACGACGTGTTGAGAATCCTCAGTAAT GCGACTGAAATCTCCTTTAAGGAGAAGAAGCTCTGCATTGGCCAGGCCGTTAAAAAGAACCACTCTTCAGGAAAAG GACATCCGTACACCTACCACAAGGGCGTGGCCTACTTTCACTGCCCCAGCATGAACCCTTTGGCTCACCACTGGTCG CCTCACCCTCAGCTGATGATTCCTCAGTCCCATCAGCCTGTTCACCCCCAGCAGCCACCTGTGTATCCTCACTACCAG GACATCGCAAACCAGTATCAATGGAACATCGCTCAG GTGCCGACCCCTTTCAGCGCAGCGATGTACTCACAGCAGCCAGAATATCCTTACCAGGCCCTGGATGGGAGCTCCTACCTGCCTCCTGGGCCCGCCATGGAAGGCAATACCCCAGAG tttttagaGTCGACAGCGCCACATTTTTACTCAGGAATGACACCGATTGCTCTGCAGCATGACCCCAGAGAG AGTCAGCTGTTCCCCCGTTCGCGTGTCCATCTGAAGCCGAGGCACCGCCGCTACACGCACCCCAAGGACTACTACCATCTGCCCGAGCCCACAGAGTCGCCGGACGCCGCCGCGTTTCCCTTCCACGCCCCTCGCGTAGGCTAA
- the LOC103475036 gene encoding gamma-crystallin M3-like — MSGKIIFFEERNFQGRSYECVGDCSEITSHLRRCSSCRVESGIFMVYEQPNFRGQQYLLTKGEYPEYQDTIGFNDCIQSCRIVPVHTGPFKMRIYEKTNFEGQMHELTDDCDSIQDSYNMSDLQSCNVVDGYWLMFELPEFEGRMLYLKPGEYKNLREISNGIRFSSIRRITES, encoded by the exons atgAGCGGAAAG aTTATTTTCTTCGAGGAGAGGAACTTCCAGGGCCGCTCGTATGAGTGCGTCGGCGACTGCTCGGAAATCACGTCTCACCTGAGACGATGCAGCTCCTGCAGGGTGGAGAGCGGGATATTCATGGTCTACGAGCAACCCAACTTCAGGGGCCAACAGTACCTCCTGACCAAAGGGGAGTATCCTGAGTATCAGGATACAATTGGGTTCAATGACTGCATTCAGTCCTGCCGAATCGTCCCTGTG CACACCGGACCCTTCAAGATGCGGATCTACGAGAAAACAAATTTCGAAGGCCAAATGCACGAGCTGACTGATGACTGCGACTCCATCCAGGACAGCTACAACATGTCGGACCTGCAGTCGTGCAACGTGGTGGACGGCTACTGGCTGATGTTCGAGCTGCCTGAATTCGAGGGCAGGATGCTGTACCTGAAGCCAGGGGAGTACAAGAACCTCAGAGAAATCAGCAATGGCATCAGATTCAGTTCAATCAGACGCATCACAGAGTCCTAA
- the LOC103475040 gene encoding gamma-crystallin M3-like → MGRIIFYEERSFQGRSYDCSSDCSDIHMHLNRCNSCRVESGCFVGYDRPNFMGNQIFLRRGEYPDFQYMGNMMGMMGMAMMDTIRSCRIIPMHRGQFRMRIYERENFGGQMHELMDDCESLQDRFYMSDCQSCNVMDGHWLMFEQTNFRGRMMYVRPGEYRNLRELGMSNIMRISSIRRIMDVC, encoded by the exons ATGGGCAGG ATCATTTTCTATGAGGAGAGGAGCTTCCAGGGCCGCTCCTATGACTGCAGCAGCGACTGCTCTGACATCCACATGCACCTGAATCGCTGCAACTCCTGCAGGGTTGAGAGCGGGTGCTTTGTGGGCTACGACCGCCCAAATTTCATGGGTAACCAGATCTTCCTGAGGAGGGGAGAGTACCCTGACTTTCAGTACATGGGAAACATGATGGGCATGATGGGTATGGCCATGATGGACACCATCCGCTCCTGTCGTATCATTCCCATG CACCGGGGACAGTTCAGGATGAGGATCTACGAAAGAGAGAACTTCGGCGGCCAGATGCACGAGCTTATGGATGACTGCGAGTCTCTCCAGGATCGGTTTTACATGTCCGACTGCCAGTCCTGCAACGTCATGGACGGCCACTGGCTGATGTTCGAGCAGACCAACTTTAGAGGCAGGATGATGTACGTGAGGCCAGGGGAGTACAGGAACCTCCGCGAACTGGGAATGAGCAACATCATGAGAATCAGCTCCATCAGACGCATCATGGATGTGTGTTAA
- the LOC103475057 gene encoding gamma-crystallin M2-like isoform X2 codes for MGKITFFEEKKFQGRCYNCSSDCADLHTHFSRCNSIRVESGVWVIYERPSYKGFQYILSPGEYTDSQQWMAFSDSVKSCRAVKNIYGSSWKLRLYERPDFGGQAVDCSDDVASAYDTYKMREAYSCVVTDGAWVLYDLPNYRGHQFLLERGEYRQHIDWGASSPGIGSFRRITEF; via the exons ATGGGGAAG ATCACGTTTTTTGAGGAGAAGAAATTCCAGGGCCGCTGCTACAACTGCAGCAGCGACTGCGCCGACCTGCACACGCACTTCAGCCGCTGCAACTCCATCCGGGTGGAGAGCGGCGTGTGGGTGATCTACGAAAGGCCCAGCTACAAAGGTTTCCAGTACATCCTCAGCCCCGGGGAGTACACCGACAGCCAGCAGTGGATGGCCTTCAGCGACAGCGTCAAATCATGCCGTGCTGTGAAGAAC atttatggcAGCTCCTGGAAGCTAAGGCTTTATGAGAGACCAGATTTTGGAGGACAGGCGGTAGACTGCTCTGACGACGTCGCCTCGGCGTATGATACCTACAAGATGCGCGAGGCCTACTCCTGTGTGGTGACAGACGGCGCCTGGGTGTTGTACGACCTCCCCAACTACAGGGGGCATCAATTCCTCCTGGAGAGGGGAGAATACCGGCAGCACATTGACTGGGGGGCGTCGTCTCCTGGCATTGGCTCCTTCCGCAGGATCACAGAGTTTTAA
- the LOC103475049 gene encoding gamma-crystallin M3-like, translating to MTMGRIIFYEDRNFQGRSYETSSDCPELTSYLSRCNSCRVESGLFMVYEKPNFMGLQILVRRGEYPDNQRLMGISTSDCIRSCRMIPMQRGPFRLRIYERENFAGQMHELVDDCENMMDRFRISECQSCNVMEGHWLMFEQPNYRGRMLYLRPGEYRNLREMGLSSSTRFSSIRRIMDAC from the exons ATGACCATGGGGAGG attataTTCTATGAGGACAGGAACTTTCAGGGTCGCTCCTATGAGACCAGCAGCGACTGCCCGGAGCTCACCTCCTACCTGAGCAGGTGTAACTCCTGCAGGGTGGAGAGTGGCCTCTTCATGGTCTACGAGAAACCCAACTTCATGGGCCTCCAGATACTGGTGAGGAGGGGTGAGTACCCCGACAACCAGCGACTGATGGGAATAAGCACAAGTGACTGCATCCGATCTTGCCGCATGATCCCCATG CAACGAGGACCCTTCCGCCTGAGGATCTACGAGAGGGAGAACTTCGCAGGCCAGATGCATGAGCTGGTGGACGACTGCGAGAACATGATGGACCGCTTCCGCATTTCCGAGTGCCAGTCCTGCAACGTCATGGAGGGCCACTGGCTGATGTTCGAGCAGCCCAATTACAGGGGCAGGATGCTGTACCTGAGGCCAGGAGAGTACAGGAACCTGCGGGAGATGGGTTTGAGCAGCTCCACGAGGTTCAGCTCCATCAGGCGCATCATGGACGCCTGTTAG
- the LOC103475057 gene encoding gamma-crystallin M2-like isoform X1: protein MLFPSQITFFEEKKFQGRCYNCSSDCADLHTHFSRCNSIRVESGVWVIYERPSYKGFQYILSPGEYTDSQQWMAFSDSVKSCRAVKNIYGSSWKLRLYERPDFGGQAVDCSDDVASAYDTYKMREAYSCVVTDGAWVLYDLPNYRGHQFLLERGEYRQHIDWGASSPGIGSFRRITEF from the exons atGCTTTTCCCCTCGCAGATCACGTTTTTTGAGGAGAAGAAATTCCAGGGCCGCTGCTACAACTGCAGCAGCGACTGCGCCGACCTGCACACGCACTTCAGCCGCTGCAACTCCATCCGGGTGGAGAGCGGCGTGTGGGTGATCTACGAAAGGCCCAGCTACAAAGGTTTCCAGTACATCCTCAGCCCCGGGGAGTACACCGACAGCCAGCAGTGGATGGCCTTCAGCGACAGCGTCAAATCATGCCGTGCTGTGAAGAAC atttatggcAGCTCCTGGAAGCTAAGGCTTTATGAGAGACCAGATTTTGGAGGACAGGCGGTAGACTGCTCTGACGACGTCGCCTCGGCGTATGATACCTACAAGATGCGCGAGGCCTACTCCTGTGTGGTGACAGACGGCGCCTGGGTGTTGTACGACCTCCCCAACTACAGGGGGCATCAATTCCTCCTGGAGAGGGGAGAATACCGGCAGCACATTGACTGGGGGGCGTCGTCTCCTGGCATTGGCTCCTTCCGCAGGATCACAGAGTTTTAA
- the LOC103475024 gene encoding gamma-crystallin M2-like has translation MGKIIFYEDRNFQGRHHECMSDCADLHPYFNRCNSIRVESGCFMVYDRPHYLGHQYFLRRGEYSDNQRLIGINDCIRSCRMIPTHRGSYKIRLYERPDMGGQMQEISDDCPNVQDRLRMSDINSCNVVDGHWLLYDQPNYRGRTFYLRPGEYRRYSDWGGASPRIGSLRRITDFN, from the exons ATGGGAAAG ATCATATTCTACGAGGACAGGAATTTCCAGGGTCGCCATCATGAGTGCATGAGCGACTGCGCCGACCTGCACCCTTACTTCAACCGGTGCAACTCCATCCGAGTGGAGAGTGGCTGCTTCATGGTGTACGACAGGCCCCACTACCTGGGCCACCAGTACTTCCTGCGCAGGGGGGAGTACTCCGACAACCAGCGTCTGATTGGCATCAATGACTGCATCCGCTCTTGCCGCATGATCCCCACG CACCGTGGCTCCTACAAGATCAGGCTCTACGAGCGTCCGGACATGGGTGGCCAGATGCAGGAGATCAGCGATGACTGCCCCAACGTCCAGGACCGTCTACGGATGTCCGACATTAACTCGTGCAACGTGGTCGACGGCCACTGGCTGCTGTACGACCAACCCAACTACAGGGGGAGGACCTTCTACCTGAGACCCGGCGAGTACCGCAGGTACAGCGACTGGGGTGGCGCCAGCCCGAGAATCGGCTCTCTCAGGCGAATCACCGACTTTAACTAA
- the LOC103475026 gene encoding gamma-crystallin M2-like yields the protein MVKIIFYEDRNFQGRSYECSSECSDLHSHFSRCNSIRVDSGAWMVYEKNNYLGYQYFLTKGDYPDYQRWMGFNDCVRSCRVITKHQGSHKMMIYERPDFGRTKMELTDDCPSLYERFHFNDVHSCNATDGHWLFYEHPHFRGRQYLLLQGQYRRFHDWGSLSPRVGSIRRITI from the exons ATGGTGAAG ATCATTTTCTACGAGGACAGAAACTTTCAGGGTCGCTCCTATGAGTGCAGCAGCGAGTGCTCGGACCTGCACTCCCACTTCAGCCGCTGCAACTCCATCAGGGTGGACAGTGGAGCTTGGATGGTCTACGAGAAAAACAACTACTTGGGCTACCAGTACTTTCTGACAAAGGGCGACTATCCAGACTACCAGCGCTGGATGGGATTCAACGACTGCGTTCGATCCTGCCGTGTGATTACCAAG CACCAAGGGTCTCATAAGATGATGATCTACGAGCGCCCAGACTTTGGACGGACGAAGATGGAGCTGACTGATGACTGCCCCTCTCTCTACGAGCGCTTCCATTTTAATGACGTGCACTCCTGCAATGCGACGGACGGCCACTGGCTCTTCTACGAGCATCCTCACTTCAGGGGGCGCCAGTACCTGCTGCTCCAGGGTCAGTACAGGAGGTTTCATGACTGGGGAAGCTTGAGCCCCAGGGTGGGATCAATCAGACGTATCACAATATGA